From the genome of Ptychodera flava strain L36383 chromosome 22, AS_Pfla_20210202, whole genome shotgun sequence, one region includes:
- the LOC139123411 gene encoding bone morphogenetic protein 10-like, whose protein sequence is MVAKLFSSRRLSVCILLILSTLFARGIRTDPAAGSRFSSSHSASNDQKTITADSEENTEAGYGDRDAGTRQRNLVRRSQFPDLLDQDDGADSDVDDNGVYDFHQFIAGQTKDVRKDVTSSNNEGGDDPVSSKAVPQYMLELYDKFANDKYAHPSASIIRSFLNEDVHGNLENDSTMNLPDEELLQNKLHREYNLIFNVSVPRHEWVNMAELRIYVRVRSLSNHFKAGVLYRMTIFEYQDSNVVSISSKYSYEIKDGWQTMDISETVRNWAKDQSSVHNLLLRVENIAEIAAGDIWIDMNEAEKREPILVVFSNDRSPGRRIERLEERQELIDHEFNIGFSKKKEKLNPVQRMRRAASLKNLCRKRPLHVNFKDIKWDDWIIAPQSYEAFQCAGKCSFPLPAHWSPTKHAIVQTLMHSVDPSLSSRACCVPTKLDPVSILYYDEQGVVTYKYKYEGMVVAECGCR, encoded by the exons ATGGTGGCTAAATTGTTTTCGAGTCGAAGATTGAGTGTGTGTATTTTGTTGATATTAAGCACTCTCTTCGCTAGGGGTATCAGGACAGACCCAGCAGCCGGTAGCCGTTTCTCGTCAAGTCACTCGGCGAGTAACGACCAAAAAACCATCACTGCAGATTCTGAAGAAAACACGGAGGCGGGCTACGGCGACCGGGACGCAGGAACGCGCCAACGAAACCTAGTGCGCCGGTCTCAGTTCCCGGATCTCCTAGATCAAGACGACGGTGCAGACAGCGATGTCGACGATAATGGTGTCTACGACTTTCATCAGTTTATAGCTGGACAAACCAAAGACGTGAGAAAGGACGTTACTAGTAGTAACAACGAAGGTGGAGATGACCCTGTATCTTCTAAGGCAGTGCCACAGTATATGCTAGAATTGTACGACAAGTTCGCAAACGACAAATACGCCCATCCGAGCGCAAGTATAATAAGAAGTTTCCTCAACGAAG ATGTTCATGGTAATTTGGAGAACGATTCAACGATGAATTTGCCAGATGAAGAGCTGTTGCAAAACAAACTTCACAGGGAATACAACTTGATATTTAATGTCAGTGTCCCACGACATGAATGGGTAAACATGGCGGAACTCCGGATATATGTCAGAGTTCGCAGCCTTAGCAACCACTTTAAGGCTGGTGTCCTTTACCGAATGACGATTTTCGAGTACCAGGATTCGAACGTGGTCTCAATTTCGTCGAAGTATTCTTACGAAATCAAAGATGGGTGGCAGACCATGGATATATCTGAGACCGTAAGGAATTGGGCCAAGGATCAGAGTAGTGTCCACAATTTACTGCTGCGCGTGGAAAACATCGCCGAAATCGCGGCTGGAGATATTTGGATAGATATGAATGAAGCTGAAAAACGAGAGCCGATTCTTGTGGTCTTCTCCAATGATAGAAGTCCTGGAAGGCGCATTGAAAGACTAGAAGAGCGACAGGAACTTATTGACCATGAGTTCAACATTGGTTTcagcaaaaagaaagaaaagttgaACCCTGTGCAAAGAATGAGACGTGCAGCGTCACTGAAAAATTTATGCAGAAAGCGGCCGCTGCATGTaaatttcaaagacataaaatggGACGACTGGATTATCGCGCCACAAAGTTATGAAGCTTTTCAGTGCGCTGGAAAATGCTCATTTCCATTGCCAGCCCATTGGTCACCGACTAAACATGCGATTGTACAAACGTTGATGCATTCTGTCGACCCGAGCCTGTCTTCCCGCGCTTGTTGTGTTCCGACAAAACTGGACCCGGTGTCTATTTTGTACTACGATGAACAGGGTGTTGTCActtataaatacaaatatgaaggtATGGTGGTCGCAGAGTGCGGTTGCAGGTGA
- the LOC139122566 gene encoding fatty acyl-CoA hydrolase precursor, medium chain-like: MCIMRRLVYFSLILSLSSVVAYSSTYTNFTYVITETIYGAVRGMRVLQDDGKYLDVFAGIPFASPPIGDLRFAHPQPPLPWVGTIKDTFRFKAACPQQEWFLRNSFESFDNYDEDCLYLNIYAPHVPLEQNSYPVMLWIYGGAYRFGTAEQYDGSILAQKNVVVVTINYRIGALGWLSTDDDVAPGNYGLLDQIEAMKWVQDNIANFGGDPSRVTIFGESAGGGSVGLHLFSDVSRGLFHAAIPQSGCAASPWAIYRPPHNASDVTRQLAEQLDCPREPSQDLVNCLRTTPWDVFHGITVRGPDMISPWAPRIDGYFIKDTPENLLRSGRFTPVPMLIGTVKDEEAAVYRDQLMTKEKFDEELLGWVARFDYTGNSDAIFDAVEYEYTEPTNPNDQSMIRHQWIMIKSDYGYVAPSYRQAKYHSAQEKNTYMYSFQYRSRHNPLPEWMGVPHADELFYEFGCPFWGANRTCPWGCHSTWYSYNGDQKEWSDEDLEMSDFFMTLVANFAKHSDPAHEPVNGIVWNEFNATGNAYLEINNQSEVRYHFRSREMHFWENYFDKVVLREPKVVEEPCPVSSSKFIKPMMTPMFLITIVLLVILSPTIL, encoded by the exons ATGTGCATAATGCGGCGTCTGgtatatttttcattaattcTGAGTCTGTCGAGCGTGGTAGCTTACTCCAGCACCTACACAAACTTTACCTACGTCATCACTGAAACGATTTACGGTGCTGTACGTGGCATGCGGGTTCTTCAAGACGATGGGAAGTATTTGGACGTCTTCGCCGGGATACCGTTTGCTTCACCGCCGATAGGCGATCTTCGCTTTGCCCACCCCCAGCCTCCGTTGCCATGGGTTGGCACAATCAAAGACACGTTCAGGTTCAAGGCGGCCTGCCCGCAGCAGGAATGGTTTCTTCGGAACAGTTTTGAAAGCTTTGACAATTATGACGAAGACTGTTTGTATCTGAACATCTACGCTCCCCAC GTCCCCTTAGAGCAAAACTCGTATCCCGTCATGCTTTGGATTTACGGTGGAGCTTACAGATTCGGCACAGCTGAACAGTATGACGGGAGTATACTGGCGCAGAAGAATGTGGTTGTCGTGACGATAAATTATCGAATTGGAGCGCTAG GGTGGCTGAGCACCGACGATGACGTAGCCCCTGGGAATTATGGTCTGCTGGATCAAATCGAGGCTATGAAGTGGGTGCAGGACAACATCGCCAACTTCGGTGGAGACCCGAGCAGAGTCACCATATTTGGAGAGAGCGCTGGTGGCGGCAGTGTTGGACTTCATTTGTTTTCCGATGTATCCAGAG GCTTGTTTCACGCCGCAATACCACAGAGTGGCTGTGCTGCATCACCCTGGGCTATCTACAGACCTCCACATAACGCCTCTGACGTCACGAGGCAGTTGGCCGAACAACTGGACTGTCCTAGGGAGCCTTCTCAAGATTTGGTCAACTGTCTGAGGACAACACCTTGGGACGTTTTCCACGGCATAACCGTCAGA GGACCTGACATGATATCGCCGTGGGCGCCGCGAATAGATGGGTACTTCATCAAAGATACGCCCGAAAACTTGCTTAGGTCGGGAAGGTTTACTCCGGTGCCGATGCTGATAGGGACCGTCAAGGATGAAGAGGCTGCAGTTTACC GGGATCAATTGATGACGAAAGAAAAGTTTGATGAAGAACTTCTAGGATGGGTGGCGCGATTCGACTACACTGGCAACTCGGACGCCATCTTTGATGCAGTGGAGTATGAATACACCGAACCAACAAACCCGAATGATCAAAGTATGATCAGGCATCAGTGGATTATG ATAAAATCAGATTATGGTTACGTGGCACCATCTTACCGCCAAGCCAAGTATCATTCCGCACAGGAAAAGAACACCTACATGTACAGTTTCCAGTACAGGTCACGGCATAATCCATTGCCGGAATGGATGG GGGTTCCTCACGCCGACGAGTTGTTTTACGAATTCGGTTGTCCGTTCTGGGGAGCCAATAGGACGTGTCCCTGGGGCTGTCACAGCACTTGGTATTCATACAACGGTGATCAGAAAGAGTGGTCTGACGAGGATTTGGAAATGAGTGATTTCTTCATGACGTTGGTGGCGAACTTTGCCAAACACAG TGATCCTGCACACGAACCTGTTAATGGTATCGTCTGGAATGAATTCAACGCGACCGGCAACGCCTACCTGGAAATCAACAACCAATCAGAAGTGAGGTACCATTTCAGGTCACGTGAAATGCACTTTTGGGAGAACTACTTTGACAAAGTTGTGCTGCGAGAGCCAAAAGTCGTTGAAGAACCGTGTCCTGTGTCATCCTCGAAATTTATAAAACCGATGATGACACCAATGTTTCTAATTACCATTGTTTTATTGGTAATCTTGTCACCGACGATTCTATGA
- the LOC139123329 gene encoding uncharacterized protein, with protein sequence MNDRELAEIEIDDLSDDSFGSDLDLSFSEESQAADVELGIDIMSAPASASSVCSQQYQCPICEKLLKSASGFSNHIKVHKVSGKYNAKDHICKVASQVLVGVESSTERKPDSVSKAIIGARTKTRSQHSRLPTFLLECALNIVTDGINIVLDGIISCPYLAIPESMHGEAIIDVACKARSAYQQRKDEIQVSEDVKQIANIITFSLYSW encoded by the exons ATGAACGATCGCGAGCTCGCAGAAATTGAAATCGACGATCTTTCAGACGATAGCTTTGGCAGTGATTTGGACCTGTCCTTTTCTGAAGAAAGCCAAGCTGCAGATGTCGAACTGGGAATCGATATCATGTCTGCTCCCGCAAGTGCTAGTTCTGTGTGCTCGCAACAATACCAATGTCCAATCTGTGAGAAGCTCCTAAAATCTGCCTCGGGATTTTCAAATCACATTAAAGTACATAAGGTCTCAGGAAAATACAACG CAAAGGACCACATTTGCAAGGTTGCTTCGCAAGTACTAGTTGGCGTAGAATCATCTACTGAAAGAAAACCTGACAGTGTATCAAAGGCCATTATAGGTGCAAGAACAAAGACCAGGTCACAACATTCAC GATTGCCAACATTTCTGCTAGAATGCGCTCTGAATATTGTAACTGATGGGATCAACATAGTATTAGATGGCATCATCAGCTGCCCATACCTTGCTATTCCAGAGAGTATGCATGGAGAAGCTATCATAGATGTTGCCTGCAAAGCCAGAAGTGCCTATCAACAACGTAAAGATGAGATACAAGTGTCAGAGGATGTTAAACAGATCGCAAACATTATTACATTCAGCTTGTACAGCTGGTGA